Proteins encoded together in one Catellatospora citrea window:
- a CDS encoding DUF4352 domain-containing protein produces the protein MSRSLRPIIAVGLAVVILLGRFWLRNSFDDVDATPPESTITLDLPVPVPLPELVPMPSLTALPPPRTMSPPAPASASLGGRLEVTTPVGDRVRLVVKSVTTGVKSTNPYGVDKNGTGYAVVKVEFTCLAVRGGTRGCTANPLSFRVVGADGVVYPSVIRAGMAEADQLSLTPMQDGQTQSGSIVFDVSKAAMAGARIEYIDIAKWPLAVWVQS, from the coding sequence ATGTCCCGCAGCCTCCGACCGATCATCGCAGTCGGCCTTGCGGTCGTCATCCTATTGGGAAGGTTTTGGCTGAGGAACTCGTTCGACGACGTCGATGCCACGCCTCCTGAATCCACTATTACCCTGGACCTGCCGGTGCCGGTGCCGTTGCCGGAGCTGGTGCCGATGCCGTCGTTGACGGCCCTGCCGCCGCCAAGGACGATGTCCCCACCCGCACCCGCAAGCGCTTCGCTCGGTGGCCGGCTCGAAGTGACAACCCCAGTGGGTGACCGGGTCCGGCTCGTGGTGAAGTCGGTCACCACCGGAGTCAAGTCCACCAATCCTTATGGCGTCGACAAGAACGGCACCGGCTACGCGGTCGTCAAGGTGGAGTTCACCTGTCTCGCCGTCCGCGGCGGCACCCGCGGCTGCACCGCGAACCCGTTGAGCTTCCGGGTCGTCGGCGCCGATGGCGTGGTGTACCCCTCGGTGATACGAGCCGGCATGGCGGAGGCCGACCAGCTGTCGCTCACTCCGATGCAGGACGGGCAAACCCAATCGGGCTCGATCGTCTTCGACGTCTCGAAAGCCGCCATGGCCGGCGCGAGGATCGAATACATCGACATTGCGAAATGGCCGCTGGCGGTCTGGGTGCAGTCCTAA
- a CDS encoding GNAT family N-acetyltransferase, translated as MPLRSEHADTVTTLLHADDGTPLARLRLREDDGTPLAERVLPVPGADLAQVAAQARHDLAGRRLTTPDDALARALVDGGLRLRRAATEMHHDLAGLPLLPPLPAGWSLRPGGWDDDLAEGLGAAYGPEHPDGRWQDSDTKQIRSMFEQGDPVPPLAEASARVAGPDGRSAGHVLCAGPVPWTEDDCAWILNLGVAPSAQGLGLGRALLVHAMHGAHAAGLPRLGLEVADGNHARRLYDSVGFQVRARVLAVDLPPLG; from the coding sequence ATGCCCCTGCGCTCTGAGCACGCCGACACCGTCACCACGCTGCTGCACGCCGACGACGGCACCCCGCTCGCCCGGCTGCGCCTGCGCGAGGACGACGGCACCCCGCTCGCCGAGCGCGTGCTGCCGGTGCCCGGCGCGGACCTCGCCCAGGTCGCCGCGCAGGCCCGCCACGACCTCGCCGGACGCCGGCTGACCACGCCCGACGACGCGCTCGCCCGCGCACTGGTCGACGGCGGCCTGCGGCTGCGCCGAGCCGCCACGGAGATGCACCACGACCTGGCCGGACTCCCGCTGCTGCCGCCGCTGCCCGCCGGCTGGTCGCTGCGGCCCGGTGGCTGGGACGACGACCTGGCCGAAGGGCTCGGCGCGGCGTACGGCCCCGAGCACCCCGACGGCCGGTGGCAGGACAGCGACACCAAGCAGATCAGGTCCATGTTCGAACAGGGCGACCCGGTGCCGCCGCTGGCCGAGGCCTCGGCGCGGGTCGCCGGACCCGACGGGCGCAGCGCCGGACACGTGCTGTGCGCCGGGCCCGTGCCGTGGACTGAGGACGACTGCGCCTGGATCCTCAACCTGGGCGTCGCGCCGTCCGCGCAGGGCCTCGGGCTCGGCCGGGCGCTGCTGGTGCACGCGATGCACGGCGCCCACGCGGCCGGGCTGCCGCGGCTCGGGCTGGAGGTCGCCGACGGCAACCACGCCCGCCGGCTGTACGACAGCGTCGGCTTCCAGGTGCGCGCCCGGGTGCTCGCCGTGGACCTGCCGCCGCTCGGCTGA
- a CDS encoding RrF2 family transcriptional regulator, which produces MSSGVEWALHCCVVLTAAERPVPASRLAELHDVSGTYLAKQLQDLSRAGLVRSVQGKSGGYVLTRAPEDISLLDVVEAVDGARPAFVCTEIRQRGPLATPAEACTKPCPIARAMGAADQAWRAALRETTIADLASTITDDNGPHAFDGIRAWLSAPGGRI; this is translated from the coding sequence ATGTCCTCAGGCGTCGAGTGGGCCCTGCACTGCTGCGTGGTGCTCACCGCGGCGGAGCGTCCCGTGCCCGCGTCGCGGCTGGCCGAGCTGCACGACGTCTCCGGCACCTATCTAGCCAAGCAGCTCCAGGACCTCTCGCGGGCCGGTCTGGTGCGCTCCGTCCAGGGCAAATCGGGCGGCTACGTCCTCACCAGGGCACCCGAGGACATTTCCCTGCTCGACGTCGTCGAGGCCGTCGACGGCGCACGGCCCGCCTTCGTGTGCACCGAGATCCGCCAGCGCGGCCCGCTGGCCACCCCGGCGGAGGCCTGCACCAAGCCCTGCCCCATCGCCCGCGCCATGGGCGCCGCCGACCAGGCCTGGCGGGCGGCGCTGCGCGAGACGACCATCGCCGACCTCGCCAGCACCATCACCGACGACAACGGCCCGCACGCCTTCGACGGCATACGGGCCTGGCTCAGCGCGCCGGGAGGAAGGATCTGA
- a CDS encoding SDR family oxidoreductase, with the protein MKIVIIGGTGLIGSNVAKRLRADGHDVFAASPSTGVDTITGAGLDDALKGADVVVDVANGPNFEDNAIMEFFRTSTGNVMAAEKKAGVGHHVALSIVGADLITDSGYMRAKVAQEELVKAAGVPYTIVRATQFFEFTSAIAHGGTRGEAIHLPPAMMQPIAAADVSAAVAAAAEADPVNGTYDIAGPEKITQDDLVRRLLAAEGDDRQVITDPEATYFGAAVANTSLLAPAGEAHLGKTDFATWFAGRDAA; encoded by the coding sequence ATGAAGATCGTCATCATCGGCGGCACCGGCCTGATCGGCAGCAACGTCGCCAAGCGGCTGCGCGCCGACGGCCACGACGTGTTCGCCGCCTCGCCCAGCACCGGGGTCGACACCATCACCGGAGCCGGCCTGGACGACGCGCTCAAGGGCGCGGACGTGGTCGTCGACGTGGCCAACGGGCCGAACTTCGAGGACAACGCGATCATGGAGTTCTTCCGGACTTCCACCGGCAACGTGATGGCTGCCGAGAAGAAGGCCGGCGTGGGCCACCACGTGGCGCTGTCGATCGTCGGCGCGGACCTCATCACGGACAGCGGCTACATGCGCGCCAAGGTCGCCCAGGAGGAGCTGGTCAAGGCCGCCGGCGTGCCGTACACCATCGTGCGGGCGACCCAGTTCTTCGAGTTCACCAGCGCGATCGCGCACGGCGGCACCCGCGGCGAGGCGATCCACCTGCCGCCGGCCATGATGCAGCCGATCGCCGCCGCCGACGTCTCCGCCGCCGTCGCCGCCGCGGCCGAGGCCGACCCGGTCAACGGCACCTACGACATCGCCGGCCCGGAGAAGATCACCCAGGACGACCTGGTGCGGCGACTGCTCGCCGCCGAGGGCGACGACCGCCAGGTGATCACCGACCCCGAGGCGACCTACTTCGGCGCCGCGGTGGCCAACACCTCGCTGCTGGCGCCGGCCGGCGAGGCGCACCTGGGCAAGACCGACTTCGCGACGTGGTTCGCCGGCCGCGACGCCGCCTGA
- a CDS encoding SDR family NAD(P)-dependent oxidoreductase yields MPSTDPSFADRVVIVTGAGSGIGRAAALAFAEHGAQVLGVGRRAQALEATAREHPAVVPLAIDVRAPHAADTITAAATDRWGRIDVLVNNAGITALMPLAEATAERITDLFEVNVTAPSLLARAALPHLRETRGSIVNVSSTYGRRPLPGASHYAATKAAVEQLTRSWALELAPAGVRVNAVAPGPTESEALGAAGLSPELLAQIKQQEAERIPLGRRGEPHEVATWILRLADPDAVWLTGQILAVDGGLELI; encoded by the coding sequence ATGCCATCCACCGATCCATCCTTCGCCGACCGCGTCGTCATCGTCACCGGGGCGGGGTCGGGCATCGGGCGCGCCGCCGCGCTCGCGTTCGCCGAGCACGGAGCCCAGGTCCTGGGCGTCGGACGCCGCGCGCAAGCCCTCGAAGCCACCGCCCGGGAGCACCCGGCGGTCGTCCCGCTGGCCATCGACGTCCGGGCGCCGCACGCGGCCGACACCATCACCGCGGCCGCCACCGACCGGTGGGGACGGATCGACGTGCTGGTCAACAACGCGGGCATCACCGCGCTGATGCCGCTGGCCGAAGCGACCGCCGAGCGCATCACGGACCTGTTCGAGGTCAACGTCACCGCGCCCAGCCTGCTCGCCCGCGCCGCCCTGCCGCACCTGCGCGAGACCCGTGGCTCGATCGTCAACGTCTCCAGCACGTACGGCCGCCGGCCGCTGCCCGGCGCGTCCCACTACGCCGCCACCAAGGCCGCCGTCGAGCAACTGACCCGCAGCTGGGCGCTGGAACTGGCCCCCGCGGGCGTACGCGTCAACGCGGTCGCGCCCGGGCCCACCGAGAGCGAGGCGCTCGGCGCGGCCGGACTGTCCCCCGAGCTGCTCGCCCAGATCAAGCAGCAGGAGGCCGAACGCATCCCGCTCGGCCGGCGCGGCGAACCGCACGAGGTCGCCACCTGGATCCTGCGGCTGGCCGACCCCGACGCGGTCTGGCTCACCGGACAGATCCTGGCCGTCGACGGCGGCCTGGAACTCATCTGA
- a CDS encoding cysteine hydrolase family protein, whose amino-acid sequence MTGDDYAPGRCGLLLIDTVNEVFDPKGKGHALYKDEFARIGTFDNLRRLLAGVRERDVPVFFSGMSYSDEEYTRWGRLTGIHREMFDNRLFEAGSWAAEFHPELSPGPGEVALAPHKNIDVFASTDLDAQLRHHGVEFFAVAGMIGTMCVESTARAAMERGYHVTTIPDATASDAGPAAYDAMVARYPLFSHATRTVDEYLRALDEARR is encoded by the coding sequence ATGACCGGCGACGACTACGCACCGGGACGCTGCGGGCTGCTGCTGATCGACACCGTGAACGAGGTGTTCGACCCCAAGGGCAAGGGCCATGCGCTGTACAAGGACGAGTTCGCCCGCATCGGCACCTTCGACAACCTGCGCCGGCTGCTGGCCGGTGTCCGGGAACGCGACGTGCCCGTGTTCTTCTCCGGGATGTCGTACAGCGACGAGGAGTACACCCGCTGGGGCCGGCTGACCGGCATCCACCGGGAGATGTTCGACAACCGGCTCTTCGAGGCCGGCAGCTGGGCCGCCGAGTTCCACCCCGAGCTGTCACCGGGCCCCGGCGAGGTCGCGCTCGCGCCGCACAAGAACATCGACGTGTTCGCCAGCACCGACCTCGACGCGCAGCTGCGCCACCACGGGGTGGAGTTCTTCGCCGTCGCCGGGATGATCGGCACCATGTGCGTCGAGTCGACCGCCCGCGCCGCGATGGAACGCGGCTACCACGTGACCACCATTCCGGACGCCACCGCCTCCGACGCGGGCCCGGCCGCGTACGACGCCATGGTCGCGCGCTATCCGCTGTTCTCGCACGCGACCCGCACGGTCGACGAGTACCTGCGGGCGCTCGACGAGGCCCGCCGCTGA
- a CDS encoding WD40 repeat domain-containing protein — protein sequence MGDGATTLDTLLAGEPSAEAWADAVPLLERARPDDLAFVRSRLLDWPARCRPMPDSWWDEQRAGRHRPWHRLAAWRELGDLDDVQSGGTPRSPGEDDFANFGEGAVAVACPPDPAWLVLCAAAEWHHSGGDIVVWGTGPQVPGRVLLDGSGFHDEALDVQLSPDGSVAVASVEGRLHAWRTPDGEALWQLDLGPARESVDDFDMALMTVRIGFSGDGRRVAAGSVGRGLRVIDPGTGEVLVELQVDTCGPVVLDYQGRLLAHAGEAGAIVVRDAASGTIRFHHHTGLSAVNALAFAPDGTGLLVAGGAPDDTPAAVLLTLDGDRVVDGRLVRPEGLPPDLSGQSPLAAVSTRCVWGGHGPLVLAVDDGGAVLFDAAGSLLWTEPAGAVGGFSPAGDLLAVLGDTVGVVLLDGLRPTPPATDR from the coding sequence ATGGGCGACGGCGCGACCACTCTGGACACGCTGCTGGCCGGTGAGCCCTCGGCCGAGGCCTGGGCCGACGCGGTGCCACTGCTCGAACGCGCGCGGCCCGACGACCTGGCCTTCGTCCGCTCGCGGTTGCTCGACTGGCCCGCACGGTGCAGGCCGATGCCCGACAGCTGGTGGGACGAGCAGCGCGCGGGGCGGCACCGGCCGTGGCACCGGCTGGCGGCCTGGCGCGAACTCGGCGACCTCGACGACGTCCAGAGCGGCGGCACCCCGCGCTCGCCCGGCGAGGACGACTTCGCCAACTTCGGCGAGGGGGCCGTCGCGGTGGCGTGCCCGCCGGACCCGGCCTGGCTGGTGCTGTGCGCGGCGGCCGAGTGGCACCACAGCGGCGGCGACATCGTGGTGTGGGGCACCGGCCCGCAGGTCCCCGGCCGGGTGCTGCTCGACGGCAGCGGCTTCCACGACGAGGCGCTGGACGTGCAGCTCAGCCCGGACGGCTCGGTCGCGGTCGCCTCGGTCGAGGGCCGCCTGCACGCCTGGCGCACACCCGACGGCGAGGCGCTGTGGCAGCTCGACCTCGGACCGGCGCGGGAGTCCGTCGACGACTTCGACATGGCTCTCATGACGGTCCGGATCGGGTTCAGCGGGGACGGTCGGCGCGTGGCAGCCGGATCCGTGGGGCGCGGGCTGCGGGTGATCGACCCCGGGACCGGCGAGGTCCTCGTCGAGCTGCAGGTAGACACCTGCGGGCCGGTGGTGCTCGACTACCAGGGTCGGCTGCTGGCCCACGCCGGCGAGGCGGGCGCGATCGTCGTACGCGACGCGGCCTCCGGCACGATCAGGTTCCACCACCACACCGGGCTGTCGGCCGTGAACGCGCTGGCCTTCGCCCCGGACGGCACCGGGCTGCTCGTCGCGGGCGGCGCACCGGACGACACCCCGGCCGCGGTGCTGCTCACGCTCGACGGGGACCGGGTCGTGGACGGCCGCCTGGTCCGGCCGGAGGGCCTGCCGCCGGACCTGTCCGGGCAGTCGCCGCTCGCCGCGGTGTCCACGCGCTGCGTATGGGGCGGGCACGGACCCCTGGTGCTCGCCGTCGACGACGGCGGTGCGGTGCTGTTCGACGCCGCGGGAAGTCTCCTGTGGACCGAACCCGCCGGGGCCGTCGGCGGCTTCTCCCCCGCCGGGGACCTGCTCGCCGTGCTCGGCGACACCGTCGGCGTGGTGCTGCTCGACGGGCTGAGGCCGACGCCTCCCGCCACGGATCGATGA
- a CDS encoding DUF11 domain-containing protein — MSRRRLLTAQVALAMAGGLAVVAPAAAAVAGPSGPALVSPRTGADRSVPARALPHAANIISKGAGTTRAVGRALSNQALVANLTITKVGEPDPVLAGDELTYTVTVTNTGDSVAGQVVVTDVLPAGVELLNNSAGCTNNNGTLTCTLGQLDPTQSVPLVIQVRVPANFAGLTLTNRATVTGRGDETPSTVTTTTVVRTAADLSVTKVCKPDEPAPAGAEGYCDIYVDNLGPSDAQNVTLTDVLTSAAPFRISRVRVSPGTCAAIPTEPTRDFTLNCTLGTIPAGTRGVVRVVVTAEDVTQINDTATVRSTTADPDKDNNKATGRVDFLGSADLSLVKTGDTTVDAGGTLSYTITVTNNGPSTARDVVVRDTMPAGVAFVSVTPSVGSCTNGQPDGGKLECGLGNLANGASATIEVVGRVAVDLVPGTRLFNDAIVSSATADPDNGDVRASVPTDVTASADLSVTKTDSPDPVTAGEQLKYTIVAVNAGPSNAENVVLTDTLPAGTTFVESSGDAVCTAEEPGEVVCTLGTLAVGTEGRTVKLTVAVAADVPDGTTLTNSVTVSSTTPDPNGDNNTATTDTAVVTSADLAIEAAATQTWQENAVTSGDKKDKDKGTIVLLTVTVRNLGPSDAQNITVLDTLPLRPDKVAVESLPSACTYDSGQDHVVTCTADSLAAGGTLVFPIKLKVRAEGELTNTATVSSTTDDPNLDNNTSTIRFFVWKKKN; from the coding sequence TTGTCTCGTAGACGCCTTCTCACCGCGCAGGTCGCGCTGGCCATGGCCGGCGGACTCGCGGTGGTCGCACCAGCGGCCGCGGCGGTCGCCGGCCCGTCAGGCCCGGCGCTCGTCAGCCCGCGGACCGGAGCGGACCGGTCCGTGCCGGCACGCGCCCTGCCGCACGCGGCGAACATCATCAGCAAGGGCGCGGGCACCACCCGCGCCGTCGGCCGGGCGCTGTCGAACCAGGCGCTCGTGGCCAACCTGACCATCACCAAGGTGGGGGAGCCGGACCCCGTCCTCGCCGGCGACGAGCTCACCTACACGGTCACCGTCACCAACACCGGGGACAGCGTCGCGGGCCAGGTGGTCGTCACCGACGTCCTGCCAGCCGGCGTCGAGCTGCTGAACAACTCGGCGGGGTGCACCAACAACAACGGCACGCTGACCTGCACGCTGGGCCAGCTGGACCCCACTCAGTCGGTGCCGCTCGTGATCCAGGTCAGGGTCCCGGCGAACTTCGCCGGTCTCACGCTCACCAACAGGGCCACCGTCACGGGGCGGGGCGACGAGACACCCAGCACCGTCACCACGACGACCGTGGTCCGCACCGCCGCCGACCTGTCGGTGACCAAGGTGTGCAAGCCCGACGAGCCCGCTCCGGCCGGCGCCGAGGGTTACTGCGACATCTACGTCGACAACCTGGGCCCGTCGGACGCCCAGAACGTGACGCTCACCGACGTGCTCACCTCCGCGGCGCCGTTCCGGATCTCCCGGGTGCGGGTGAGCCCGGGGACCTGCGCGGCGATCCCGACCGAGCCGACCCGCGATTTCACCCTCAACTGCACGCTGGGGACGATCCCGGCCGGGACGCGGGGCGTGGTGCGGGTCGTCGTGACCGCCGAGGACGTGACCCAGATCAACGACACCGCGACGGTGCGCAGCACGACCGCCGACCCGGACAAGGACAACAACAAGGCGACCGGCCGCGTCGACTTCCTCGGCTCGGCTGACCTGAGCCTGGTGAAGACCGGCGACACGACCGTCGACGCGGGCGGCACCCTTTCCTACACCATCACGGTGACCAACAACGGCCCGTCGACGGCTCGCGACGTGGTCGTCCGCGACACCATGCCCGCCGGGGTCGCCTTCGTCTCGGTGACGCCCTCGGTCGGCTCGTGCACCAACGGCCAGCCCGACGGCGGCAAGCTGGAGTGCGGCCTGGGCAACCTCGCCAACGGTGCGAGCGCGACCATCGAGGTCGTCGGCCGGGTGGCCGTGGACCTGGTGCCCGGCACGCGCCTGTTCAACGACGCCATCGTGTCCAGCGCCACCGCCGACCCGGATAACGGCGACGTCCGGGCCAGCGTCCCCACCGATGTCACCGCGTCGGCCGACCTGTCGGTGACCAAGACCGACTCGCCGGACCCGGTGACGGCCGGCGAGCAGCTGAAGTACACCATCGTCGCCGTCAACGCCGGCCCGTCGAACGCGGAGAACGTCGTCCTCACGGACACGCTGCCCGCGGGCACGACGTTCGTGGAGAGCAGCGGCGACGCCGTGTGCACCGCGGAGGAGCCGGGTGAGGTCGTCTGCACGCTCGGCACGCTCGCGGTGGGCACGGAGGGCCGGACGGTCAAGCTGACGGTGGCGGTCGCGGCGGACGTGCCGGACGGCACGACGCTGACCAACTCGGTGACGGTGTCCTCGACGACTCCCGACCCGAACGGCGACAACAACACGGCCACCACGGACACCGCGGTGGTGACCTCCGCGGACCTCGCGATCGAGGCCGCGGCGACGCAGACCTGGCAGGAGAACGCGGTCACGTCCGGCGACAAGAAGGACAAGGACAAGGGCACGATCGTGCTGCTCACGGTGACGGTCCGCAACCTCGGCCCGTCGGACGCGCAGAACATCACGGTGCTGGACACCCTGCCGCTGCGTCCGGACAAGGTCGCGGTGGAGTCGCTGCCGTCGGCCTGCACCTACGACTCGGGGCAGGACCACGTCGTGACCTGCACCGCCGACAGCCTGGCGGCGGGCGGCACGCTGGTGTTCCCGATCAAGCTGAAGGTCCGTGCCGAGGGCGAGCTCACCAACACCGCCACGGTGTCGAGCACGACCGACGACCCGAACCTCGACAACAACACGAGCACCATCCGGTTCTTCGTCTGGAAGAAGAAGAACTGA
- a CDS encoding YdeI/OmpD-associated family protein, whose protein sequence is MEPVRFDAVVAAAARGGVVVPVPFDPNAVWGVKPRHHVAGTVGGMRVRGVVEAVGDGFGFTLGPAWQRDCGVQVGGTVAVELVPEGPQRADLAEDVAAALDAHPRAGAFFDSLAQFYRRAYLRWIDATKRRPEQRPLRIAEMIDLLEAGRKERPSS, encoded by the coding sequence GTGGAACCAGTTCGTTTCGATGCCGTGGTCGCCGCCGCCGCCCGAGGTGGCGTCGTGGTCCCGGTGCCGTTCGATCCGAATGCCGTGTGGGGAGTCAAACCGCGCCACCACGTGGCCGGCACCGTCGGCGGGATGCGGGTGCGGGGCGTGGTCGAGGCGGTGGGGGACGGGTTCGGCTTCACGCTGGGCCCGGCGTGGCAACGCGACTGCGGTGTCCAGGTCGGCGGGACGGTGGCGGTCGAACTCGTGCCCGAGGGGCCGCAGCGGGCGGACCTCGCCGAGGACGTGGCCGCGGCGCTCGACGCCCATCCGCGGGCGGGGGCGTTCTTCGACTCGCTGGCCCAGTTCTACCGCCGGGCGTATCTGCGGTGGATCGACGCCACCAAGCGCCGCCCGGAGCAGCGTCCGTTGCGGATCGCCGAGATGATCGACCTGCTCGAAGCGGGCCGCAAGGAACGACCGTCGAGTTAG
- a CDS encoding GlsB/YeaQ/YmgE family stress response membrane protein — MTVAGIISAIIVGLVVGALGRLVVPGRQSLPIWLTILVGIVAAVIGTAIAQAVGVAVTDGIDWIELVFQVGLAALGVALIAGVRGRGTV, encoded by the coding sequence ATGACCGTCGCCGGTATCATCTCGGCCATCATCGTCGGACTCGTCGTCGGCGCGCTCGGACGCCTGGTCGTGCCCGGTCGTCAGAGCCTGCCGATCTGGCTGACCATCCTGGTCGGCATCGTCGCGGCCGTCATCGGCACCGCGATCGCGCAGGCCGTCGGCGTCGCCGTCACCGACGGCATCGACTGGATCGAACTCGTCTTCCAGGTCGGCCTGGCCGCGCTCGGCGTGGCGCTGATCGCGGGCGTGCGCGGCCGCGGCACGGTCTGA
- a CDS encoding hemerythrin domain-containing protein, whose amino-acid sequence MAEHTSSSGSAARGHDHSDMAGDIDTMTVNQLRGWLKDHGVTGTSGMRKEDLVKAAVKTMRSDQGTASPNIATGKKSTGTPGSTATHKTAGGAGKKTAHATASPRADISSGRAAETAWESGNDDVIDLLLSHHEQIKQLFGQVGRAHGEQKQAAWRDLKNLLVLHESIEQQLVHPLVARRVPDGEDLIESRLQEEQQAVEDLTRLYEMGIDHPQFDDGLIELRDAVVEHAELEEDEEFGYLRDNVPTEQLIGLAAAARAAERIASRPHAETPASGPQNGSPAAIADRVRGALRDAVK is encoded by the coding sequence ATGGCGGAGCACACGAGCAGCAGCGGTTCGGCGGCCCGGGGGCATGACCACTCGGACATGGCGGGCGACATCGACACGATGACCGTCAACCAGCTCCGCGGCTGGCTCAAGGACCACGGGGTGACCGGAACCTCGGGCATGCGCAAGGAGGACCTGGTCAAGGCAGCGGTGAAGACGATGCGCTCCGACCAGGGCACGGCCTCACCGAACATCGCCACCGGCAAGAAGAGCACGGGCACGCCGGGCAGCACGGCCACCCACAAGACCGCCGGGGGCGCGGGCAAGAAGACCGCCCACGCCACGGCGAGCCCGCGCGCCGACATCAGCTCGGGCCGAGCCGCCGAGACGGCCTGGGAAAGCGGCAACGACGACGTGATCGACCTGCTGCTGTCCCACCACGAGCAGATCAAGCAGCTGTTCGGGCAGGTCGGACGGGCACATGGCGAGCAGAAGCAGGCGGCCTGGCGGGACCTGAAGAACCTCCTGGTGCTGCACGAGAGCATCGAGCAGCAGCTGGTGCATCCGCTGGTCGCCCGGCGGGTGCCCGACGGCGAGGACCTGATCGAGTCGCGGCTGCAGGAGGAGCAGCAGGCCGTCGAGGACCTGACCCGGCTGTACGAGATGGGCATCGACCACCCGCAGTTCGACGACGGGCTGATCGAGCTGCGCGACGCCGTCGTCGAGCACGCCGAGCTGGAAGAGGACGAGGAGTTCGGCTACCTGCGCGACAACGTGCCGACCGAGCAGCTGATCGGCCTCGCCGCCGCGGCCCGCGCCGCCGAGCGGATTGCGAGCCGACCGCATGCGGAGACGCCCGCGTCGGGTCCGCAGAACGGTTCGCCGGCAGCCATCGCCGACCGGGTCCGCGGCGCGCTGCGCGATGCCGTGAAGTGA